In Drosophila santomea strain STO CAGO 1482 chromosome 3L, Prin_Dsan_1.1, whole genome shotgun sequence, a single window of DNA contains:
- the LOC120450421 gene encoding methyltransferase-like protein isoform X1 translates to MLTTSSSTMLGKYGRQILRRLASKSWEHTRQRKKPAGAGNRVLTDAREVFEFNAWDHVQWDEEQELAAQAAVAKNSTSKMEAEQKERFQTDAPKFWDSFYGIHDNRFFKDRHWLFTEFPELAPLAADPVEQQPRSIFELGCGVGNTILPLLQYSFEPQLKVFGCDFSARAIEILRSQPQFDEKRCEVFVMDATLDNWQVPFEENSQDIIVMIFVLSAIEPKKMQRVLDNCYRYLRPGGMLLFRDYGRYDLAQLRFKSGKCMEDNFYVRGDGTMVYFFTEDELRGMMTQAGLQEEQLIVDRRLQVNRGRGLKMYRVWIQTKFRKPL, encoded by the exons ATGCTGACGACGTCTTCAAGCACAATGCTTGGTAAATATGGGCGGCAAATCCTGCGGAGATTGGCCAGCAAAAGCTGGGAGCACACTCGTCAGCGTAAAAAACCGGCGGGAGCGGGAAACCGTGTGCTTACCGATGCGCGAGAGGTGTTCGAGTTTAACGCCTG GGACCACGTGCAATGGGATGAGGAGCAGGAACTGGCCGCGCAGGCGGCTGTAGCCAAGAACTCAACCTCCAAGATGGAAGCGGAGCAGAAGGAGCGATTCCAGACAGACGCCCCCAAGTTTTGGGACTCCTTCTACGGCATTCACGACAACCGCTTCTTCAAGGATCGCCACTGGCTGTTCACAGAGTTCCCCGAACTTGCTCCCCTGGCGGCTGATCCGGTGGAACAGCAACCTCGCAGCATTTTCGAACTGGGCTGTGGAGTCGGAAACACCATTCTACCTCTCCTTCAGTACAGCTTTGAACCGCAGCTAAAGGTTTTCGGATGCGACTTCTCCGCCCGAGCCATTGAAATCCTGCGAAGCCAACCCCAGTTCGACGAGAAGCGCTGCGAAGTGTTTGTCATGGATGCCACGCTGGATAATTGGCAGGTGCCCTTTGAGGAAAACTCCCAGGACATCATTGTAATGATTTTTGTGCTGTCAGCAATTGAGCCAAAGAAAATGCAGCGGGTGTTGGACAATTGCTACCGCTACCTGCGACCTGGTGGTATGCTCCTCTTCCGTGACTACGGACGATACGACCTGGCACAGCTGCGCTTCAAGAGCGGCAAGTGTATGGAGGACAACTTCTATGTGCGAGGCGACGGCACCATGGTGTACTTCTTTACGGAGGACGAACTGCGGGGTATGATGACTCAAGCGGGgctgcaggaggagcagctcaTTGTGGACCGAAGACTGCAAGTTAATCGCGGTCGCGGCTTGAAGATGTACCGCGTGTGGATTCAGACAAAGTTCAGGAAACCGCTTTAG
- the LOC120450429 gene encoding vesicle-associated membrane protein 2, translating to MGKKDKNKEPADAAPAGDAPPNAGAPAGEGGDGEIVGGPHNPQQIAAQKRLQQTQAQVDEVVDIMRTNVEKVLERDSKLSELDDRADALQQGASQFEQQAGKLKRKFWLQNLKMMIIMGVIGLVVVGIIANKLGLIGGEQPPQYQYPPQYMQPPPPPPQQPAGGQSSLVDGAGAGVGDGAGGSAGAGDHGGV from the exons ATGGGCAAGAAAGACAAGAACAAGGAACC GGCGGACGCTGCACCAGCTGGCGATGCACCACCAAACGCCGGAGCCCCGGCCGGAGAGGGCGGCGATGGCGAGATTGTGGGCGGGCCACACAATCCGCAGCAGATTGCGGCACAGAAGCGTCTGCAGCAGACGCAGGCGCAGGTCGATGAG GTCGTGGACATCATGCGCACGAACGTGGAGAAGGTGCTGGAGCGCGACAGCAAGCTGTCGGAGCTGGACGACCGTGCCGATGCACTGCAGCAGGGTGCCTCGCAGTTCGAGCAGCAGGCGGGCAAGCTCAAGAGGAAATTCTGGCTCCAGAACTTGAAG ATGATGATCATCATGGGCGTGATTGGTCTGGTTGTCGTGGGCATTATTGCAA ATAAACTTGGCCTCATAGGCGGGGAGCAGCCACCACAGTACCAGTACCCCCCACAGTACATgcagccaccgccgccgcctccgcaGCAGCCAGCCGGAGGACAGTCATCGCTGGTGGATGGAGCCGGAGCAGGAGTAGGAGATGGAGCAGGAGGATCGGCAGGAGCTGGCGACCACGGCGGCGTGTAA
- the LOC120450430 gene encoding protein big brother, whose protein sequence is MMNEAALANMIPYDTIGLYEQPKPRFIFKMPRVVPDQKSKFESDELFRRLSRESEVRYTGYRERSIEERQVRFMNGCREGHTEASFVASGTNLQLVFNANQNPYLHDKECDFDKEHGKVHIKSYFIMNGVCVRFRGWIDLERLDGVGCLEYDERRAMHEDAILRDQIDRYNQRLREFEDTKRAYRDNRQDEMEAVRRGVASGGIGVGASMWRR, encoded by the coding sequence ATGATGAACGAGGCGGCCCTTGCCAACATGATTCCCTACGATACCATCGGATTGTATGAACAGCCCAAGCCGCGCTTCATCTTCAAGATGCCTCGCGTGGTCCCGGACCAGAAGTCCAAGTTTGAGAGCGACGAGCTCTTCCGGAGACTCAGTCGGGAAAGCGAAGTTCGCTACACGGGCTATCGGGAACGAAGCATCGAGGAGCGGCAGGTGCGCTTCATGAATGGATGTCGCGAGGGACACACGGAGGCCAGCTTCGTGGCATCGGGCACCAATCTGCAGCTGGTATTCAACGCCAACCAGAACCCGTACCTGCACGACAAGGAGTGCGACTTTGACAAGGAGCACGGCAAGGTGCACATCAAGTCCTACTTCATCATGAACGGCGTGTGTGTCCGGTTCCGTGGTTGGATAGACTTGGAACGACTGGATGGTGTGGGCTGCCTGGAGTATGACGAGCGGAGGGCGATGCATGAGGACGCCATTCTGCGGGATCAGATCGATCGCTACAACCAGCGACTGCGCGAGTTCGAGGACACCAAGCGTGCCTATCGCGACAATCGACAGGACGAGATGGAGGCGGTGCGGAGGGGCGTGGCCTCCGGAGGCATTGGCGTCGGCGCCAGCATGTGGCGTCGTTAG
- the LOC120450431 gene encoding protein brother gives MHHHQNLGDAAAMNGMIPPYEAMAMYEQPKPRFIFKMPRVVPDQRSKFDSDELFRRLSRESEVRYTGYRERAMEERRMRFVNDCRKGYAEISMVASGTNLQLYFNANHNPYAQEQECDFERERGKVHLRSGFIMNGVCVRFRGWVDLDRLDGAACLEFDEQRAQQEDAQLQEQIQSYNQRMAESRRIYQTPQTPPEDHHHRGGPGLPRGPMGW, from the coding sequence ATGCATCACCACCAAAATCTCGGAGACGCGGCCGCCATGAATGGAATGATCCCGCCATACGAAGCCATGGCCATGTACGAGCAGCCAAAGCCCAGATTCATCTTCAAGATGCCCCGTGTGGTGCCTGACCAGAGATCCAAGTTCGATAGCGACGAGCTCTTCCGCCGGCTCAGCAGAGAGAGCGAGGTTCGCTACACTGGATACAGGGAACGTGCAATGGAGGAGCGCAGGATGCGGTTTGTCAACGACTGTCGCAAGGGCTATGCGGAGATATCGATGGTGGCTTCGGGCACCAATCTGCAGCTCTACTTCAACGCCAACCACAATCCGTATGCCCAGGAGCAGGAGTGCGACTTTGAAAGGGAGCGGGGCAAAGTCCATTTGCGTTCCGGCTTCATCATGAACGGAGTGTGCGTCCGATTCCGGGGATGGGTGGATCTGGATCGACTGGATGGCGCTGCCTGCCTGGAGTTCGACGAGCAACGAGCTCAACAGGAGGATGCCCAGCTGCAGGAGCAGATCCAAAGCTACAACCAACGCATGGCCGAGTCCAGGAGAATCTATCAGACGCCCCAGACTCCACCCGAGGATCACCATCATAGGGGTGGGCCTGGTCTCCCTAGGGGACCAATGGGCTGGTAG
- the LOC120450435 gene encoding transmembrane protein 60: MTLAHRALFTWFIVLVFLILLCLRLDPRTTWNWFVTFTPLWFFDVIIIIYVIIKFIRKWRNLTCLTDLLFLYKWNIAGVLLTIASQVMICLTLEYPQQIPIYVTVAPVILLLSTAIFYVGSRLGKREGWIQ; the protein is encoded by the coding sequence ATGACACTGGCACACCGAGCGCTCTTCACTTGGTTTATCGTCCTGGTCTTCCTGATCCTGCTGTGTCTCCGCCTGGACCCGCGCACCACCTGGAATTGGTTCGTCACCTTCACGCCACTCTGGTTCTTCGATGTGATCATCATCATCTACGTGATCATTAAATTTATCCGCAAATGGCGCAACCTAACCTGCCTGACGGATCTCTTGTTCCTCTACAAATGGAACATCGCCGGCGTCCTGCTGACCATCGCCTCCCAAGTGATGATTTGCCTAACGCTGGAGTACCCGCAACAGATTCCCATATACGTGACCGTTGCCCCAGTCATCCTGCTGCTGAGCACCGCCATCTTCTATGTCGGCAGCAGGCTGGGAAAACGAGAGGGCTGGATTCAGTAG
- the LOC120450434 gene encoding novel acetylcholine receptor chaperone yields the protein MPPASNTIVLKSLSVLLGLFFIFVGTLKLTPHISKDLYKDLRTEYVKYAKVFPLTALFGVKVPSKWYRRTVGILEIVCGLAMALIPYHKVKNAANVTLLVLMLLGIYQHWMVSDPFERSGPALVFTFMLGGRLVVWYQTARLQDEATTAAQPAANGVKQD from the exons ATGCCTCCTGCATCCAATACGATCGTGCTGAAGAGCCTCTCCGTGCTGCTGGGCCTGTTCTTCATCTTCGTGGGCACCCTCAAGCTGACGCCGCACATCAGCAAGGATCTCTACAAGGACCTG CGCACAGAGTACGTAAAGTATGCCAAAGTGTTCCCGCTGACGGCGCTCTTCGGAGTGAAGGTACCCTCGAAATGGTACCGCCGCACCGTAGGCATCCTGGAGATCGTCTGCGGCCTGGCCATGGCTCTGATTCCCTATC ATAAAGTCAAGAACGCGGCCAATGTGAcgctgctggtgctgatgctgctgggCATCTACCAGCACTGGATGGTGAGCGATCCCTTCGAGCGCTCCGGACCGGCGCTGGTCTTCACCTTCATGCTGGGCGGCCGCCTGGTGGTCTGGTACCAGACCGCACGCCTCCAGGACGAGGCCACGACGGCAGCGCAACCTGCCGCGAACGGAGTGAAGCAGGATTAG
- the LOC120450421 gene encoding methyltransferase-like protein isoform X2 has translation MSDIPTAENEKRPQFGTRLLTDADDVFKHNAWDHVQWDEEQELAAQAAVAKNSTSKMEAEQKERFQTDAPKFWDSFYGIHDNRFFKDRHWLFTEFPELAPLAADPVEQQPRSIFELGCGVGNTILPLLQYSFEPQLKVFGCDFSARAIEILRSQPQFDEKRCEVFVMDATLDNWQVPFEENSQDIIVMIFVLSAIEPKKMQRVLDNCYRYLRPGGMLLFRDYGRYDLAQLRFKSGKCMEDNFYVRGDGTMVYFFTEDELRGMMTQAGLQEEQLIVDRRLQVNRGRGLKMYRVWIQTKFRKPL, from the exons ATGAGTGACATCCCCACCGCGGAGAACGAGAAGCGACCGCAATTCGGAACCCGCCTGCTCACGGATGCTGACGACGTCTTCAAGCACAATGCTTG GGACCACGTGCAATGGGATGAGGAGCAGGAACTGGCCGCGCAGGCGGCTGTAGCCAAGAACTCAACCTCCAAGATGGAAGCGGAGCAGAAGGAGCGATTCCAGACAGACGCCCCCAAGTTTTGGGACTCCTTCTACGGCATTCACGACAACCGCTTCTTCAAGGATCGCCACTGGCTGTTCACAGAGTTCCCCGAACTTGCTCCCCTGGCGGCTGATCCGGTGGAACAGCAACCTCGCAGCATTTTCGAACTGGGCTGTGGAGTCGGAAACACCATTCTACCTCTCCTTCAGTACAGCTTTGAACCGCAGCTAAAGGTTTTCGGATGCGACTTCTCCGCCCGAGCCATTGAAATCCTGCGAAGCCAACCCCAGTTCGACGAGAAGCGCTGCGAAGTGTTTGTCATGGATGCCACGCTGGATAATTGGCAGGTGCCCTTTGAGGAAAACTCCCAGGACATCATTGTAATGATTTTTGTGCTGTCAGCAATTGAGCCAAAGAAAATGCAGCGGGTGTTGGACAATTGCTACCGCTACCTGCGACCTGGTGGTATGCTCCTCTTCCGTGACTACGGACGATACGACCTGGCACAGCTGCGCTTCAAGAGCGGCAAGTGTATGGAGGACAACTTCTATGTGCGAGGCGACGGCACCATGGTGTACTTCTTTACGGAGGACGAACTGCGGGGTATGATGACTCAAGCGGGgctgcaggaggagcagctcaTTGTGGACCGAAGACTGCAAGTTAATCGCGGTCGCGGCTTGAAGATGTACCGCGTGTGGATTCAGACAAAGTTCAGGAAACCGCTTTAG
- the LOC120450416 gene encoding proline-rich protein PRCC, whose product MSLVAYAASSDEDSENEEENAVPQGEVIKPLAKPSTTNPANEASLVPESTSGHISDEDDDYVPQEVTLQELKPPTARLLLTLPKPKVTAAAEDLEDEDADSQVTSAFANLPMPRTAATGKAIVEEKDDEFLHKKAQPVEIEKPPPPPVKGKVKISIPSLRDFSDVDKEKADRAKNKVDKPNAPKGSGLLSLLPQAKSERNFSKNFSSAAAAPSANTTPAPSPSNNPVQPRSAPAFVPDTVKLRRAAHNTEGVDGPKAGQKKIPEAKDALKPTKTKPITKPTSLVNASDSEDDEDGTGDFFSLNSEQKLPEVSSNEISALVAKRAAKMVEASSKYLEEVAEKEAAEAEAARLEEEQTQMAQKRYYEQQLNAEAMDALVGKNAKRRRKEAKEMQVIDISGSEVLPDREEWMRSALASSTTFQPTGVLTDEEPVAGTRRKHQITYLAHKAKANEAELQAMWSANRQTRRATQSKYGF is encoded by the coding sequence ATGTCGCTTGTTGCTTATGCCGCCAGTTCTGATGAAGATTCAGAGAACGAGGAGGAAAATGCTGTACCACAAGGGGAAGTGATAAAACCACTAGCCAAGCCGAGCACAACAAATCCTGCCAATGAGGCGTCTCTGGTTCCTGAATCAACCAGTGGTCACATTAGCGACGAAGATGACGATTACGTTCCCCAGGAAGTGACCCTTCAGGAGCTTAAGCCGCCCACCGCAAGACTCCTACTGACCCTACCCAAACCAAAAGTCACTGCTGCCGCTGAGGATCTGGAAGATGAGGATGCCGATAGCCAGGTTACCTCCGCATTTGCCAACCTTCCCATGCCACGAACAGCAGCGACAGGAAAAGCCATTGTAGAGGAGAAAGACGATGAGTTCCTGCACAAAAAGGCGCAACCCGTAGAAATAGAGAAACCTCCACCGCCGCCTGTTAAAGGAAAAGTAAAAATCAGCATTCCCTCACTAAGGGATTTCTCAGATGTGGACAAGGAGAAAGCTGATAGAGCTAAGAACAAAGTGGACAAACCCAATGCACCCAAGGGATCGGGACTGTTGAGTCTGCTGCCGCAGGCAAAGTCGGAGCGCAATTTCTCCAAGAACTTCTCATCCGCGGCAGCCGCTCCTTCAGCCAACACCACACCTGCTCCTAGTCCAAGCAATAATCCTGTGCAACCTCGATCAGCACCAGCTTTTGTACCCGATACAGTAAAGCTGCGACGAGCTGCACACAATACCGAAGGCGTTGATGGTCCCAAGGCCGGCCAAAAGAAGATTCCTGAGGCAAAGGACGCTTTGAAgccaacaaaaaccaaacctATAACCAAGCCCACTTCCCTGGTAAATGCCAGCGATAGTGAAGATGATGAGGATGGCACTGGAGACTTTTTCTCCCTGAACTCCGAGCAAAAGCTGCCAGAGGTGAGCAGCAACGAGATTAGCGCTCTAGTGGCCAAGCGAGCGGCAAAGATGGTGGAGGCCAGTAGCAAGTACCTCGAGGAGGTAGCCGAGAAGGAAGCAGCCGAAGCAGAAGCCGCCCGACTGGAGGAAGAGCAGACTCAGATGGCACAAAAGCGTTACTACGAGCAGCAGTTAAACGCAGAGGCCATGGACGCATTGGTGGGCAAAAATGCAAAGCGCCGGCGGAAGGAGGCCAAGGAGATGCAGGTGATCGACATATCTGGTTCAGAGGTGCTACCTGATCGTGAGGAATGGATGCGATCGGCTCTGGCGTCGTCCACCACCTTCCAGCCTACCGGCGTGCTGACGGACGAGGAGCCGGTAGCAGGGACGCGACGCAAGCACCAGATCACCTACCTGGCGCACAAGGCAAAGGCCAACGAAGCCGAGCTGCAGGCCATGTGGTCGGCCAACCGGCAGACCCGTCGGGCCACCCAAAGCAAATACGGCTTTTGA
- the LOC120450412 gene encoding coatomer subunit alpha — translation MLTNFESKSARVKGLSFHPKRPWILVSLHSGVIQLWDYRMHTLLEKFDEHDGPVRGVAFHQQMPLFVSGGDDYKIKVWNYKQRRCIFTLLAHLDYVRTVAFHHEYPWILSASDDQTIRIWNWQSRNCICVLTGHNHYVMCAQFHPTEDQIVSASLDQTVRVWDISGLRKKNVAPGPGGLDDHLKGHPGATDLFGQADAVVKHVLEGHDRGVNWASFHPTLPLIVSGADDRLVKLWRMNEYKAWEVDTCRGHYNNVSSVLFHPRQDLILSNGEDRSIRVWDMTKRQCLFTFRRDNERFWILTAHPTLNLFAAGHDGGMVVFKLERERPAYAVHGNILYYVKERFLRKLDFTTTKDTVVMQLRPGKSPVYSMSYNPALNAVLICTRTNNLENSTYDLCQIPKDTESQSESDSKRSSGITAIWVARNRFAVLDRNQQLVIKNFKNEVTKKLPTFCEEIFYAGTGMLLIRDPEFVTLYEVQRLVSVGSIKLAKCRYVVWSPDMSLVALLCKHSVTICDRRLQYLCTVQENCRVKSGAWDESGVFIYTTSNHIKYAITNGDHGIIRTLDLPIYLTRVKGNQVFCLDRECRTRVLHIDPTEYKFKLALIQRKYDEVLHMVRNARLVGQSIIAYLQQKGYPEVALHFVKDEKTRFGLALECGNIEIALEAAKALDDKDCWDRLGQSALLQGNHQVVEMCYQRTKNFDKLSFLYLITGNLEKLKKMNKIAEIRKDVSAQYQGALLLGDVKERVNILKNCGQLSLAYLTAATHGFDELTESLGESITSQGHSLPEVNPNAQLLQPPVPIQQLETNWPLLSVSKGFFEGAMVTRAGTSATARQALNINADAAVLDEHNGGGDGWGADADLGLDEDGDDEMHDALSNDGDGAAGGEEGAGWDVGDDDLVVPEELASKIKASALDSNYYAAPNKGLSPAQQWANNSPLVLDHVKAGSFETAFRLLHDQLGVVNFKPFKTLFLQNYACSRTSYTANPNLQSLNGYPLRNFSETNIKLQRPAIGIKLNDLVARLQAGYQLTTSGKFSEAVEKFHSILISIPLLVVDTKLDAAEAQQLLRICAEYIVGLKMETVRKGMPKSTLEEQKRLCEMAAYFTHCKLQPVHQILTLRTALNMFFKLKNYKTAASFARRLLELAPRPDVAQQVRKILQACEVNPVDEHQLQYEEFNPFTICGISWKPLYRGKPEVTCPFCSSSFDPQFKGNLCTVCEVSQIGKDSIGLRISNLQFR, via the exons ATGCTGACCAACTTCGAGTCGAAGTCGGCGAGGGTGAAGGGCCTGTCCTTCCACCCTAAGCGCCCCTGGATCCTGGTCAGCTTGCACAGCGGCGTCATCCAGCTGTGGGACTACCGGATGCACACGCTCCTCGAGAAGTTCGACGAGCACGACGGACCGGTGAGAGGCGTGGCCTTCCATCAGCAGATGCCGCTTTTTGTCTCCGGCGGTGACGACTACAAGATTAAGGTGTGGAACTACAAGCAACGCCGCTGCATCTTCACCCTTCTGGCCCATTTGGACTATGTGCGCACGGTGGCTTTCCACCACGAATACCCGTGGATTCTAAGCGCCTCCGACGATCAGACCATCCGCATCTGGAACTGGCAGTCTCGCAACTGCATCTGCGTGCTGACTGGCCACAACCACTATGTGATGTGCGCTCAGTTCCATCCCACGGAGGATCAGATCGTCTCTGCTTCACTCGATCAGACTGTTCGCGTGTGGGACATTTCTGGCCTACGTAAGAAGAACGTGGCTCCCGGTCCCGGAGGGCTTGATGACCACCTGAAGGGTCATCCGGGTGCCACTGATCTGTTTGGCCAAGCAGATGCCGTGGTCAAGCACGTGCTTGAGGGCCACGACCGTGGTGTCAACTGGGCCAGTTTCCATCCCACTCTCCCGCTGATTGTATCCGGTGCCGATGATCGCCTGGTGAAGCTGTGGCGCATGAACGAGTACAAGGCCTGGGAGGTAGACACCTGTCGCGGTCACTACAACAACGTGTCCAGCGTGTTGTTCCATCCAAGACAGGACCTGATTCTCTCGAACGGCGAGGATCGCAGTATACGCGTCTGGGATATGACCAAGCGCCAGTGCCTCTTTACATTCCGGCGGGACAACGAGCGCTTCTGGATACTCACAGCGCATCCTACATTGAATCTGTTTGCAGCTGGCCACGACGGAG GTATGGTGGTCTTTAAACTGGAGCGAGAGCGGCCTGCCTATGCTGTCCACGGCAACATTCTCTACTACGTAAAGGAGCGTTTCCTACGCAAACTGGACTTTACCACCACCAAGGACACTGTGGTGATGCAGCTTCGACCAGGCAAGTCGCCGGTGTACAGCATGTCGTATAACCCAGCTCTGAACGCCGTGCTCATCTGCACGCGCACCAACAACCTGGAGAACAGCACCTACGATCTTTGCCAGATCCCCAAGGACACCGAGAGCCAGAGCGAGTCGGACAGCAAGCGCAGCTCTGGAATCACGGCCATCTGGGTAGCCCGCAATCGGTTTGCAGTGCTAGATCGCAACCAGCAGTTGGTGATCAAGAACTTCAAGAACGAGGTGACCAAGAAGTTGCCCACTTTCTGCGAGGAGATCTTCTATGCCGGCACGGGAATGCTGCTCATCCGGGACCCCGAGTTTGTCACACTGTACGAGGTTCAGCGGCTTGTCTCCGTTGGAAGCATTAAACTGGCCAAGTGCCGCTACGTGGTGTGGTCTCCGGATATGTCCTTGGTCGCTCTACTCTGCAAGCACTCGGTGACAATCTGCGACCGAAGACTTCAGTACTTGTGCACCGTGCAGGAGAACTGCCGCGTGAAGTCTGGCGCTTGGGACGAGTCTGGAGTGTTTATCTACACCACTAGCAACCACATTAAGTACGCCATTACAAACGGAGACCATGGCATCATCCGTACGCTGGACCTTCCCATTTATTTGACACGCGTGAAGGGCAACCAAGTGTTCTGCTTGGACCGGGAGTGCCGCACCCGCGTGCTCCACATCGATCCTACGGAGTACAAGTTTAAGCTTGCCCTGATCCAACGCAAGTACGACGAAGTACTGCACATGGTGAGAAATGCCCGTCTAGTGGGTCAGAGCATCATCGCCTACCTTCAGCAGAAGGGTTATCCGGAGGTGGCCCTGCATTTTGTCAAGGACGAAAAAACCCGATTTGGACTCGCTCTGGAGTGCGGCAACATCGAAATTGCCCTCGAAGCAGCCAAGGCTCTGGATGACAAGGATTGCTGGGATCGTTTGGGACAGAGTGCGTTGCTCCAAGGAAACCACCAGGTGGTAGAGATGTGCTACCAGCGGACCAAGAACTTTGACAAGCTTAGCTTCCTCTACCTGATCACCGGCAACTTGGAGAAGCTGAAGAAGATGAACAAGATTGCCGAGATCCGCAAGGATGTTTCCGCACAGTACCAGGGTGCACTCCTTCTCGGTGACGTCAAGGAGCGGGTAAACATCCTTAAGAACTGCGGACAACTCTCGTTAGCTTATCTCACAGCCGCTACTCATGGATTCGATGAGCTCACTGAGTCCCTGGGTGAATCGATAACCTCACAGGGTCACAGCCTTCCCGAGGTGAATCCCAATGCCCAGTTGTTGCAGCCACCAGTGCCCATCCAGCAGCTTGAAACCAATTGGCCGTTGCTGTCCGTGTCCAAGGGCTTCTTTGAAGGCGCCATGGTCACTAGGGCTGGCACCAGTGCCACTGCCCGACAGGCGCTGAACATCAACGCCGACGCTGCAGTGTTGGACGAGCACAATGGCGGTGGAGATGGCTGGGGAGCGGATGCCGATTTGGGACTAGATGAGGACGGAGATGACGAGATGCATGATGCACTGAGTaacgatggcgatggcgctGCAGGTGGAGAAGAAGGAGCCGGCTGGGATGTGGGGGATGATGACCTGGTTGTGCCCGAGGAACTGGCCTCCAAGATCAAGGCCTCCGCCCTTGACAGCAACTATTATGCTGCTCCCAACAAAGGCTTGTCTCCTGCCCAACAATGGGCGAACAACTCGCCTCTGGTGCTGGACCATGTCAAGGCCGGATCATTCGAAACCGCCTTCCGTTTACTGCACGATCAGCTGGGAGTGGTGAATTTCAAGCCATTCAAGACACTCTTCCTGCAGAACTACGCCTGCTCTCGAACCAGCTACACGGCCAACCCGAACCTGCAATCCCTTAATGGTTACCCACTTCGCAACTTCTCCGAAACAAACATCAAGCTTCAGCGACCAGCAATTGGCATCAAACTTAACGATTTGGTGGCACGCCTGCAAGCTGGCTACCAACTAACAACTTCTGGAAAGTTCTCCGAGGCAGTAGAGAAGTTCCATTCCATCTTGATCAGCATTCCACTGCTGGTAGTGGATACGAAGCTAGATGCGGCGGAAGCCCAGCAACTTTTAAGGATCTGTGCGGAGTATATCGTTGGCCTGAAGATGGAGACTGTGCGCAAGGGCATGCCGAAGTCAACGCTTGAGGAGCAAAAACGTTTGTGCGAGATGGCCGCCTACTTTACACACTGCAAGCTGCAGCCCGTGCACCAAATTCTTACCCTGCGTACCGCCCTTAACATGTTCTTTAAGCTGAAGAACTACAAGACGGCCGCCTCATTTGCCCGCCGTCTTCTGGAACTGGCGCCACGTCCGGATGTTGCCCAGCAAGTGCGCAAGATCCTGCAGGCCTGCGAGGTTAATCCCGTGGACGAACACCAGCTGCAGTACGAAGAGTTTAATCCGTTCACAATATGCGGTATCAGCTGGAAGCCACTGTATAGGGGTAAACCCGAAGTGACCTGTcccttctgctcctcctcgtTCGATCCACAGTTCAAGGGCAATCTCTGCACAGTTTGCGAGGTGAGCCAGATCGGCAAGGATAGCATTGGCCTGCGCATTTCAAATCTGCAATTCCGCTAG